In Montipora foliosa isolate CH-2021 chromosome 13, ASM3666993v2, whole genome shotgun sequence, one DNA window encodes the following:
- the LOC137983004 gene encoding inositol hexakisphosphate kinase 1-like produces MAVMPGRGVKQDFIPLEPFVHQVGGHCSMMKFDDVSVCKPLNQREHRFYEEQPSEMRPFTPEFRGVVHVSVREDEDGYIHFTAHPDKLALECYNKEGSKSYCTSCSESDGSSGEEVGSSPQRHSRRISKVETVEKLPHRVRLRSGKLELVSSRVDGLFEAGDMPEHSTGSACGNPWGLRCHKEELNKMRLLGSPAKTHKFIVLENVAYKFSSPCILDLKMGTQQHGDDAPREKRDRQMAKAEKSTTKTLGIRACGMQVYQRSSGRFMCRNKYYGMKLCEDGFREELVTFLNNGHQFRAELIEPFLQKLRKLHKVIEKQNSFRFYTSSLLLMYEGDVENNCDDMPGTCCSSEKDQETCKRKLDNNRAFSAPNVNKMSNNSNHHRSCKVDVRMIDFAHTTYGGFSGDRLYTGPDTGYLFGLQNLIRILGEIQDEYQQSSDPARRENIK; encoded by the exons ATGGCGGTTATGCCCGGCCGAGGCGTAAAACAAGATTTCATACCCTTAGAACCGTTCGTCCATCAAGTCGGTGGCCATTGCTCCATGATGAAATTTGACGATGTTTCTGTTTGTAAGCCTTTAAATCAAAGAGAACATCGTTTCTACGAAGAGCAGCCATCCGAAATGCGGCCATTTACTCCTGAATTCAGAG GTGTTGTTCATGTGAGTGTCAGAGAAGATGAAGATGGTTATATTCATTTTACTGCTCATCCAGACAAGTTAGCCTTAGAGTGCTACAATAAAGAAGGCTCAAAAAGTTATTGCACTTCATGTTCAGAAAGTGATGGCAGTAGTGGAGAGGAAGTTGGAAGCTCACCTCAAAGGCACTCTAGACGTATAAGCAAAGTGGAAACAGTAGAAAAACTGCCACATAG GGTGCGACTTCGGAGTGGAAAATTAGAATTGGTAAGCTCCAGGGTGGATGGTTTATTTGAAGCAGGAGATATGCCAGAACATTCAACAG GAAGTGCATGTGGAAATCCGTGGGGTTTACGATGCCACAAAGAAGAGTTGAACAAAATGAGACTTCTGGGATCACCTGCTAAAACACATA AATTTATTGTCTTAGAGAATGTGGCATATAAATTTTCATCTCCTTGTATTTTGGACCTAAAAATGGGGACACAGCAACATGGCGATGACGCACCTAGGGAAAAGAGGGATAGACAGATGGCTAAAGCTGAGAAATCTACTACAAAGACTCTGGGAATAAGAGCATGTGGAATGCAG GTATATCAGCGCAGTTCAGGTAGGTTTATGTGTCGAAACAAATATTATGGAATGAAGTTGTGCGAAGATGGATTCCGGGAAGAGTTGGTGACTTTTCTTAATAATGGACATCAATTTAGAGCAGAATTAATAGAGCCCTTTCTGCAAAAGCTACGGAAATTACATAAAGTTATCGAGAAGCAAAATTCTTTTCGTTTCTACACGAGCTCCTTGCTTCTTATGTATGAAGGAGATGTGGAGAACAATTGTGATGATATGCCAGGAACCTGTTGCAGTTCTGAAAAGGACCAAGAAACTTGCAAGAGGAAGCTAGATAACAATAGAGCTTTCAGCGCTCCAAACGTGAACAAGATGAGCAATAATTCTAACCACCATCGATCTTGCAAAGTGGATGTGAGGATGATCGATTTTGCCCATACAACTTACGGTGGCTTCTCAGGCGATCGATTGTATACGGGTCCAGACACTGGTTACTTGTTTGGACTGCAGAACTTGATTAGAATTTTAGGAGAAATCCAAGACGAATACCAGCAATCATCAGACCCGGCAAGGCGAGAAAATATCAAATGA
- the LOC137982870 gene encoding histamine H2 receptor-like: MSYSIQKNGTSTKERDSTFNSEADSLELPIRATLVTFTMVLVIVGNAIVLLVIYRQRRRPSVRVANMFIGNLALVDFSIGVLLFPFSVVTILLHRWAFGHAFCQLNGTINMTAGAASILTMAVISFDRYRAIVSPPGSKLKKRQAWILLAVLWTVSITIGILPVLGWNKYEHSPLHTTCKMSFTEDQGYIIMVAVTCFLIPLCVMVYCYFRVFLKVRRHYKQMQRWGHSRTGERNFRRETKTARVVFTVLFVFVACWTPFVFVYVLHAVSSIDLSRTVFHSVTLIAGVHSSCNPIIYTVMNATFRNDLLRMCPCAQCGILKRCGCHDRVQPFDTETELDEVQH; the protein is encoded by the exons ATGAGCTATTCTATTCAGAAAAATGGGACTTCTACAAAAGAACGGGACAGCACATTCAATTCGGAAGCAGACTCTTTGGAATTGCCTATACGAGCAACGTTGGTCACCTTTACTATGGTTTTAGTAATAGTTGGAAATGCTATTGTTCTACTTGTAATCTACCGTCAACGAAGACGGCCAAGTGTACGAGTGGCCAACATGTTTATTGGCAATCTTGCATTGGTGGACTTTTCTATTGGagttcttctttttcctttttctgttgTCACTATATTGCTACATCGGTGGGCATTTGGACACGCTTTTTGTCAGTTAAATGGTACCATTAACATGACAGCTGGAGCAGCTTCTATCCTTACTATGGCGGTTATCAGCTTTGACAG GTATCGCGCGATAGTCTCTCCACCAGGTTCAAAGTTAAAGAAGCGACAGGCCTGGATATTACTTGCTGTTTTATGGACAGTGTCTATCACCATTGGCATCTTGCCGGTTCTGGGTTGGAACAAATATGAGCACTCCCCTCTGCACACAACTTGCAAAATGTCTTTCACGGAGGACCAAGGTTACATCATTATGGTGGCTGTTACCTGTTTTTTGATACCTCTATGCGTCATGGTTTACTGCTACTTCAGAGTTTTTCTCAAGGTTCGTCGTCATTATAAACAAATGCAACGATGGGGCCACAGCCGAACCGGCGAGCGAAATTTTCGACGTGAAACGAAAACAGCGCGTGTTGTCTTCACGGTGCTTTTCGTGTTTGTGGCTTGTTGGACGCCGTTCGTTTTTGTTTATGTCCTTCACGCCGTTTCCTCGATTGACTTATCACGGACTGTATTTCATTCCGTGACGCTCATCGCTGGTGTTCATTCATCCTGCAATCCCATCATCTACACTGTTATGAACGCAACCTTTCGAAACGATCTTTTACGCATGTGTCCTTGCGCACAATGTGGTATTCTTAAACGCTGCGGCTGCCACGACCGTGTTCAGCCATTCGACACAGAGACTGAACTTGATGAAGTGCAACATTAA
- the LOC137981875 gene encoding diphosphoinositol polyphosphate phosphohydrolase 1-like encodes MMKNRGNSVRTKDKDGYTRRAGCICFKTEQEKEVLVLLVSSWRHPGRWVVPSGGVEPGEDSKEAAIREVVEEAGVRGTLGRFLGEFQNDVNHTRTSVYVLIVTEELETWQEGRVLRNLSSSLMRCGEK; translated from the exons ATGATGAAGAACCGAGGAAATAGCGTGAGAACGAAAGACAAAGATGGATATACAAGACGAGCGGGCTGTATTTGCTTCAAAACAGAACAAGAAAAAGAGGTTTTG GTACTGCTAGTTTCGAGTTGGCGGCATCCTGGCCGGTGGGTTGTACCTTCTGGGGGAGTTGAACCAGGCGAAGATTCCAAAGAAGCCGCAATTCGTGAAGTTGTGGAAGAA GCTGGGGTTCGTGGCACACTTGGACGTTTTCTCGGTGAATTTCAG AATGATGTTAATCATACAAGAACTTCTGTTTATGTCCTTATCGTAACAGAAGAACTTGAAACTTGGCAGGAAG gaagagttctgagaaacctttcatcatctttaATGAGGTGCGGAGAAaagtag